A stretch of the Vigna radiata var. radiata cultivar VC1973A chromosome 7, Vradiata_ver6, whole genome shotgun sequence genome encodes the following:
- the LOC106769307 gene encoding uncharacterized protein LOC106769307 isoform X4 translates to MELPNITIPKVGQKPSAKLKFPTPKELISHYESQGMDSQEASMKVIEDLQKALFGVVSSGKGRNDKLLAESSKKIDSISNRLTVLDLKLDSKPGYVETFAIGLASGAALKVDKG, encoded by the exons ATGGAACTGCCAAATATAACAATTCCTAAAGTTGGACAAAAACCCTCGGCAAAATTGAAGTTTCCCACGCCGAAAGAGCTGATATCTCACTATGAGTCTCAGGGTATGGACTCGCAGGAGGCGTCGATGAAGGTCATTGAGGATCTTCAGAAGGCGCTATTTGGAGTCGTATCCTCCGGCAAAGGTAGAAACGATAAGCTATTGGCCGAGTCTTCTAAGAAGATTGATTCAATTAGCAATAGACTTACTGTTCTCGACTTGAAGCTTGATTCTAAGCCTGGGTATGTCGAGACTTTTGCAATTGGCCTTGCCTCAGGCGCTGCTCTCAAAG TTGACAAAGGGTGA
- the LOC106769306 gene encoding protein SIEVE ELEMENT OCCLUSION B, whose amino-acid sequence METVPRKMQSRASRHIFSASDDTTMTKNVRATHAPDDRHVEVRPLLNVVQDIFLRVASLIPDIVKFAQGKPVQMGAMKDNIQQSNLAEVLDISYHTINRISCEICCKCSSGDVHATTMGILNMLSGYSWDAKVVIALAAFAANFGEFWLVAQLYATNRLAKSVAKLKHIHETLEQVDDLGLKFETINNLLKVMLDVTNYIVELHELPSRYIDPEAPEMLTASTLIPGAVYWTIRSTVSCASHLLGITGLIHGYMTTVVESWELSSLAHKLDNLNGHLRKQLTLCQLHLDDNKQREAFETLRLLFETPHQDNLKALKAMFCSNDNPLPLFDGSSKQRVSIDVLRRKIVLLYVSDLHNVPDQELVIFEQMYLESRQDSTRLESQYELVWIPVVDKAIPWTELKQKLEKLQSTMSWYSIYDPSVLEPATIRYIKEVWLFKAKPILVVLDPLGKVVNLNALPMMWIWGSLAYPFSSSKEEALWNNETWGLLLLADTIDPSLLYWISEGKYICLYGGDDMDWIRKFTSTAQSLAKALQLPLEMIYVGKSNPGKKVQEINNAIQEEKLSNVLPDLAIIWFFWVRLESMWHSKSQHSKTVEEDHIMHEVMRILTYDSGDPGWAVISQGTGTMAQGKGDTFLRCLNEHKQWIETAKDKGILPAMADYIQGLQTPHHCNRLILPGGSGGVPDRVVCAECGKTMEKFYMYRCCNE is encoded by the exons atggaaacggTACCTCGGAAGATGCAATCCAGGGCTAGCCGCCATATTTTTTCAGCATCAGATGACACTACAATGACCAAAAATGTTCGAGCCACCCATGCTCCTGATGATCGACACGTTGAAGTTAGACCTCTTCTGAATGTTGTCCAAGACATATTTCTCCGTGTTGCCTCTCTCATCCCTGACATTGTTAAG TTTGCACAGGGAAAACCAGTGCAAATGGGTGCTATGAAGGACAATATCCAGCAATCAAATCTGGCAGAGGTGCTGGATATTTCGTACCACACAATCAACAGAATTTCCTGCGAG ATATGTTGCAAGTGTTCGAGTGGTGATGTACATGCCACGACCATGGGAATACTGAACATGCTCTCAGGCTATTCATGGGATGCGAAGGTGGTAATTGCGTTAGCAGCTTTTGCAGCCAACTTTGGGGAGTTTTGGCTGGTGGCTCAGCTTTATGCCACCAACCGTCTTGCTAAGTCTGTTGCAAAGTTGAAGCACATCCATGAAACACTTGAACAAGTGGATGATTTGGGACTAAAGTTCGAAACAATCAATAACCTTTTAAAGGTAATGTTGGATGTAACCAATTACATTGTTGAATTGCATGAGCTTCCCTCTCGGTACATTGACCCTGAGGCGCCGGAGATGTTGACTGCCTCCACTCTTATCCCCGGTGCTGTCTATTGGACCATTCGGAGTACTGTGTCCTGTGCATCGCATCTTTTAGGCATAACTGGCTTGATTCATGG ATATATGACAACAGTGGTAGAGAGTTGGGAGCTTTCCAGTTTGGCGCACAAGCTTGATAACCTAAATGGACACCTTCGCAAGCAACTCACCCTTTGTCAACTGCATTTAG ATGACAACAAACAGAGAGAAGCATTTGAAACACTTCGGCTCCTTTTTGAGACACCCCACCAAGATAATTTGAAGGCTCTTAAAGCTATGTTTTGCAGTAACGATAATCCGTTGCCATTGTTTGATGGTTCTTCCAAACAAAGG GTTAGCATTGATGTATTGAGGAGGAAAATTGTTCTACTCTACGTATCAGACCTACATAACGTCCCTGATCAAGAGCTTGTAATATTTGAACAAATGTACCTAGAGTCACGTCAGGATTCAACCAGGTTAGAGAGTCAGTATGAACTAGTTTGGATTCCAGTTGTGGACAAGGCAATCCCATGGACTGAATTAAAGCAGAAGCTTGAAAAGCTGCAATCAACGATGTCATGGTACTCAATTTATGACCCTTCTGTTCTGGAGCCTGCAACCATCAGGTACATTAAAGAAGTATGGCTTTTCAAAGCGAAGCCTATACTTGTTGTGTTGGATCCCCTAGGGAAGGTTGTTAATCTGAATGCATTACCCATGATGTGGATTTGGGGAAGCTTGGCTTACCCTTTCTCTAGCTCAAAGGAGGAAGCATTGTGGAATAATGAAACATGGGGACTTCTACTATTGGCAGACACAATCGATCCATCGCTTCTGTATTGG ATATCAGAAGGCAAATATATATGCTTGTACGGAGGGGACGATATGGACTGGATCCGCAAATTCACAAGCACTGCACAATCACTGGCAAAAGCTCTGCAACTACCACTAGAGATGATTTATGTCGGAAAAAGCAATCCCGGGAAGAAAGTTCAAGAAATCAACAATGCCatacaagaagaaaaattgagCAACGTGCTCCCTGACCTTGCGATAATTTGGTTCTTCTGGGTTAGGCTAGAGAGCATGTGGCACTCCAAATCACAACATAGCAAGACAGTAGAGGAAGACCACATAATGCATGAAGTAATGAGAATCCTAACCTACGATAGTGGTGACCCAGGATGGGCCGTAATTAGTCAAGGCACAGGAACGATGGCACAGGGCAAGGGAGATACGTTTCTAAGGTGCCTGAACGAACATAAGCAGTGGATAGAAACAGCAAAAGATAAAGGAATCTTGCCAGCAATGGCTGATTATATACAAGGACTACAAACCCCTCACCACTGCAACCGCTTGATACTTCCAGGTGGCAGTGGCGGGGTCCCAGACAGAGTGGTCTGCGCGGAATGTGGCAAAACAATGGAGAAGTTCTACATGTATCGCTGCTGTAACGAGTAA
- the LOC106769307 gene encoding uncharacterized protein LOC106769307 isoform X5 — MELPNITIPKVGQKPSAKLKFPTPKELISHYESQGMDSQEASMKVIEDLQKALFGVVSSGKGRNDKLLAESSKKIDSISNRLTVLDLKLDSKPGYVETFAIGLASGAALKG, encoded by the exons ATGGAACTGCCAAATATAACAATTCCTAAAGTTGGACAAAAACCCTCGGCAAAATTGAAGTTTCCCACGCCGAAAGAGCTGATATCTCACTATGAGTCTCAGGGTATGGACTCGCAGGAGGCGTCGATGAAGGTCATTGAGGATCTTCAGAAGGCGCTATTTGGAGTCGTATCCTCCGGCAAAGGTAGAAACGATAAGCTATTGGCCGAGTCTTCTAAGAAGATTGATTCAATTAGCAATAGACTTACTGTTCTCGACTTGAAGCTTGATTCTAAGCCTGGGTATGTCGAGACTTTTGCAATTGGCCTTGCCTCAGGCGCTGCTCTCAAAG GTTAG
- the LOC106769307 gene encoding uncharacterized protein LOC106769307 isoform X2, which yields MELPNITIPKVGQKPSAKLKFPTPKELISHYESQGMDSQEASMKVIEDLQKALFGVVSSGKGRNDKLLAESSKKIDSISNRLTVLDLKLDSKPGYVETFAIGLASGAALKETCQGMKHQFV from the exons ATGGAACTGCCAAATATAACAATTCCTAAAGTTGGACAAAAACCCTCGGCAAAATTGAAGTTTCCCACGCCGAAAGAGCTGATATCTCACTATGAGTCTCAGGGTATGGACTCGCAGGAGGCGTCGATGAAGGTCATTGAGGATCTTCAGAAGGCGCTATTTGGAGTCGTATCCTCCGGCAAAGGTAGAAACGATAAGCTATTGGCCGAGTCTTCTAAGAAGATTGATTCAATTAGCAATAGACTTACTGTTCTCGACTTGAAGCTTGATTCTAAGCCTGGGTATGTCGAGACTTTTGCAATTGGCCTTGCCTCAGGCGCTGCTCTCAAAG AGACCTGTCAAGGGATGAAACATCAATTTGTGTGA
- the LOC106769307 gene encoding uncharacterized protein LOC106769307 isoform X3, translating to MELPNITIPKVGQKPSAKLKFPTPKELISHYESQGMDSQEASMKVIEDLQKALFGVVSSGKGRNDKLLAESSKKIDSISNRLTVLDLKLDSKPGYVETFAIGLASGAALKDSEKRKWIQG from the exons ATGGAACTGCCAAATATAACAATTCCTAAAGTTGGACAAAAACCCTCGGCAAAATTGAAGTTTCCCACGCCGAAAGAGCTGATATCTCACTATGAGTCTCAGGGTATGGACTCGCAGGAGGCGTCGATGAAGGTCATTGAGGATCTTCAGAAGGCGCTATTTGGAGTCGTATCCTCCGGCAAAGGTAGAAACGATAAGCTATTGGCCGAGTCTTCTAAGAAGATTGATTCAATTAGCAATAGACTTACTGTTCTCGACTTGAAGCTTGATTCTAAGCCTGGGTATGTCGAGACTTTTGCAATTGGCCTTGCCTCAGGCGCTGCTCTCAAAG ATAGTGAGAAGAGAAAATGGATTCAGGGTTAA
- the LOC106769307 gene encoding uncharacterized protein LOC106769307 isoform X1: MELPNITIPKVGQKPSAKLKFPTPKELISHYESQGMDSQEASMKVIEDLQKALFGVVSSGKGRNDKLLAESSKKIDSISNRLTVLDLKLDSKPGYVETFAIGLASGAALKGIGALVPHILAPLAQILNSVSTATKSSPQ; the protein is encoded by the coding sequence ATGGAACTGCCAAATATAACAATTCCTAAAGTTGGACAAAAACCCTCGGCAAAATTGAAGTTTCCCACGCCGAAAGAGCTGATATCTCACTATGAGTCTCAGGGTATGGACTCGCAGGAGGCGTCGATGAAGGTCATTGAGGATCTTCAGAAGGCGCTATTTGGAGTCGTATCCTCCGGCAAAGGTAGAAACGATAAGCTATTGGCCGAGTCTTCTAAGAAGATTGATTCAATTAGCAATAGACTTACTGTTCTCGACTTGAAGCTTGATTCTAAGCCTGGGTATGTCGAGACTTTTGCAATTGGCCTTGCCTCAGGCGCTGCTCTCAAAGGTATAGGTGCACTTGTGCCTCATATCCTTGCCCCTCTAGCTCAGATATTGAATTCTGTTTCCACTGCCACTAAATCTTCTCCCCAATGA
- the LOC106769307 gene encoding uncharacterized protein LOC106769307 isoform X6, whose protein sequence is MELPNITIPKVGQKPSAKLKFPTPKELISHYESQGMDSQEASMKVIEDLQKALFGVVSSGKGRNDKLLAESSKKIDSISNRLTVLDLKLDSKPGYVETFAIGLASGAALKE, encoded by the exons ATGGAACTGCCAAATATAACAATTCCTAAAGTTGGACAAAAACCCTCGGCAAAATTGAAGTTTCCCACGCCGAAAGAGCTGATATCTCACTATGAGTCTCAGGGTATGGACTCGCAGGAGGCGTCGATGAAGGTCATTGAGGATCTTCAGAAGGCGCTATTTGGAGTCGTATCCTCCGGCAAAGGTAGAAACGATAAGCTATTGGCCGAGTCTTCTAAGAAGATTGATTCAATTAGCAATAGACTTACTGTTCTCGACTTGAAGCTTGATTCTAAGCCTGGGTATGTCGAGACTTTTGCAATTGGCCTTGCCTCAGGCGCTGCTCTCAAAG AATGA
- the LOC106769338 gene encoding cytochrome b561, DM13 and DOMON domain-containing protein At5g54830-like, whose translation MLRRSLFLPFLFHFLLLFRYADPAPNCTRDSSLVDSESQFEMVQHQLRGSLKITDDCSFRVSQFDMLPGSDVHWWGAQGTGFDNLTKGFIVSNDGLNGTYKNSTLDVHLLSNVTWSMIDVLTVWDRTAASDFGHVVLRGDAPAKPPPTVFDNCKALSKNFRLRWSLNVSEDSLEIGLEAAIGITDYMAFGWADPSAEDSDLMIGGDVAVAGFKEDGAPFVDDFFITKYSECVKNDDEVAHGVCPDSVYEGHEGVGLVNSSMLVYGHRSDGVSFVRYRWHLTKVSGNYDRPVNHTANMKVIWALGPIKPPDTINPYYLPQNHGAVNYGHLVLNVSEHVNDCIGPLDAEDKEDQGVIIADGNNPLVVSSAPAMHYPNPPNPAKVLYINKKEAPVLRVERGVPVKFSIQAGHDVALYITSDPLGGNATTRNQTETIYAGGPEAHGVQASPTELVWTPDRSTPDNIYYHSLYDQKMGWRVEVVDGGLSDMYNNSVILDDQQVTFFWSLSKDSISIAARGEKKSGYLAIGFGSGMVNSYVYVGWVDDTGIGQVNTYWIDGKDALSLHRTRENLTHVRCKTENGIITLEFTRPLDPSCRREKRVECKNIIDPTSPLKVVWAMGSKWTNDHLTDRNMHSSTSNRPILVHLLRGSAEAEQDLLPVLAVHGFMMFVAWGILFPGGILAARYLKHLKGDGWYRIHVYLQYSGLIIVLLALLFAVAELRGFYVSSTHVKFGFTTILLACIQPVNAFLRPQKPANGEQAPFKRVIWEYFHAIVGRCAIVVGIAALFTGLKHLGDRYDVENVHGLSWALAIWFLIVALIVFYLEYHERQRIRRQILERSNWVLGNVEDDDSLDLLSPTRTTANKELLPSSRMEVQLEPLNR comes from the coding sequence ATGCTTCGCAGATCTCTCTTTCTTCCCTTCCTCTTCCACTTCTTGTTGTTGTTCCGGTATGCGGATCCTGCTCCGAATTGCACTCGGGATAGCTCCCTCGTTGATTCGGAGTCCCAGTTCGAAATGGTTCAGCACCAGCTTCGAGGATCTCTCAAAATCACAGACGATTGCTCCTTTAGGGTTTCTCAATTTGACATGCTTCCCGGTTCCGACGTCCACTGGTGGGGTGCGCAGGGTACTGGTTTCGATAATCTCACCAAAGGATTTATTGTTTCCAACGACGGATTGAACGGAACCTATAAGAACTCCACCTTAGATGTGCATTTGCTGAGCAATGTTACATGGAGCATGATCGACGTCCTCACCGTCTGGGATCGCACCGCCGCTTCTGATTTCGGCCACGTCGTGCTACGAGGGGACGCTCCGGCGAAGCCACCTCCGACGGTGTTCGACAATTGTAAGGCTTTGTCGAAGAATTTCAGGTTGAGGTGGAGTTTGAATGTGTCTGAGGATTCTCTTGAAATTGGGTTGGAGGCTGCGATTGGGATCACCGATTACATGGCTTTTGGTTGGGCTGACCCCAGTGCTGAGGACTCTGATCTCATGATTGGTGGCGATGTTGCCGTCGCAGGGTTTAAGGAAGATGGTGCACCCTTTGTGGATGATTTTTTCATTACGAAGTATAGTGAGTGTGTGAaaaatgatgatgaagttgCTCATGGGGTTTGTCCTGATTCAGTTTATGAAGGGCACGAGGGGGTGGGTTTAGTAAACAGTTCAATGTTGGTTTATGGCCATAGGAGCGATGGGGTGTCCTTTGTTAGATACAGATGGCATTTGACTAAGGTTAGTGGAAATTATGATCGCCCTGTGAATCATACTGCAAATATGAAGGTTATTTGGGCTTTGGGGCCTATTAAGCCTCCTGATACTATTAATCCTTACTATCTTCCTCAGAATCACGGGGCTGTAAATTATGGTCATTTGGTTTTGAATGTCTCGGAGCATGTGAATGACTGTATTGGACCCTTGGATGCTGAAGATAAAGAAGATCAAGGAGTCATCATTGCAGATGGCAATAATCCGCTGGTGGTATCTTCGGCTCCGGCAATGCATTACCCCAACCCTCCAAATCCTGCAAAGGTTCTTTACATTAACAAAAAGGAAGCTCCTGTTTTGAGAGTGGAAAGAGGAGTGCCAGTCAAGTTTTCCATCCAAGCTGGGCATGATGTTGCACTTTATATTACTTCAGATCCCCTTGGTGGAAATGCAACGACGAGGAATCAGACTGAGACCATTTATGCTGGAGGTCCAGAGGCCCATGGAGTTCAAGCCAGTCCTACAGAATTAGTCTGGACTCCTGACAGGAGCACTCCTGATAACATCTACTACCATTCACTGTATGACCAGAAAATGGGTTGGAGGGTTGAGGTTGTTGATGGGGGTTTATCAGATATGTATAATAACAGTGTCATTTTGGATGATCAACAGGTTACCTTCTTTTGGTCGTTGTCAAAGGATTCCATATCTATTGCAGCTCGTGGCGAGAAAAAAAGTGGTTATCTTGCCATAGGATTTGGAAGTGGAATGGTGAACAGCTATGTGTATGTGGGTTGGGTGGATGATACTGGTATTGGACAGGTAAACACTTACTGGATTGATGGAAAAGACGCTTTAAGCCTGCATCGTACACGGGAGAATTTGACACATGTGAGGTGTAAAACAGAAAATGGCATCATTACTTTGGAGTTTACGCGTCCCTTGGACCCATCTTGTAGGCGGGAAAAGAGGGtagaatgtaaaaatattattgatccCACATCTCCGCTCAAAGTTGTTTGGGCAATGGGTTCTAAATGGACTAATGATCATCTTACTGACAGGAATATGCATTCCAGTACGAGTAATAGGCCCATCCTTGTTCACCTGCTGCGTGGATCAGCTGAAGCGGAGCAGGACTTACTTCCGGTTTTAGCTGTGCATGGATTTATGATGTTTGTTGCTTGGGGTATCCTTTTTCCTGGAGGAATATTGGCAGCCAGATACTTAAAGCATCTTAAGGGTGATGGATGGTACCGGATTCATGTTTATTTGCAATACTCGGGGTTAATAATTGTTCTACTTGCCCTTCTTTTTGCTGTGGCTGAGCTTAGGGGTTTTTATGTCAGCTCTACACATGTTAAATTTGGATTTACTACTATATTGTTGGCCTGTATACAGCCAGTCAATGCATTCCTAAGGCCTCAAAAACCAGCAAATGGGGAGCAGGCACCCTTCAAGAGGGTTATTTGGGAATATTTCCACGCAATTGTTGGTAGATGTGCCATTGTTGTTGGCATTGCTGCACTTTTTACTGGTTTGAAGCATCTAGGAGACAGATACGATGTGGAAAATGTCCATGGACTCAGTTGGGCTTTGGCAATTTGGTTCTTAATTGTTGCattgattgttttttatttggaataCCATGAAAGGCAGCGAATAAGGCGGCAGATACTTGAAAGAAGCAATTGGGTGCTTGGTAATGTTGAGGACGATGATTCACTTGATCTCTTGAGTCCAACAAGAACAACCGCAAATAAAGAGTTACTACCTTCTTCTAGAATGGAAGTTCAGTTAGAACCTTTGAACAGATAA